The Natrinema saccharevitans genome includes the window ATTCGTGGCCGGACACTGACGGACAGCCGACGCTGCAGGGCTTCGCGGGCTACAAGGCCGGCATGACCCACGTCGTCATGGTCGACGATAAAGCGAACTCGCCGACCGAAGGGATGGAAGAGACCGTCCCCGTGACGATCGTGGAGACGCCGCCGATGCGCGCGGTTGCGCTGCGAGCGTACGAAGACACACCGTACGGGAAGAAGCCGATCACCGAGGTCTGGACCGACGAGTTCGTTTCCGAACTCGACCGCGTCCTGGACCTGCCCGGTGACGACTACGACCCCGACACTGCCGAAGACGAACTTCGGGACCTCCTCGCGGAGGGACGCGTCGACGACGTCCGCGTCATCACGCATACGGTGCCCGCCGAGATTCCCTCGGTGCCGAAGAAGAAACCCGACGTGATGGAAACGCGCGTCGGCGGCGGTTCCGTCGAGGAGCGCGTCGATTTCGCCCTCGAGATCGTCGCCGACGGCGGCGAACACGTCATGAACGACGTGTTCCGCGCCGGCGAGTACGTCGACGCGAGCGGCGTCACGAAAGGGAAAGGGACCCAGGGTCCCGTCAAGCGATGGGGCGTCCAGAAACGAAAGGGCAAACACGCCCGGCAGGGCTGGCGTCGCCGCATCGGTAACCTCGGCCCCTGGAACCCCTCCCGCGTCCGCTCGACGGTCCCCCAGCAGGGCCAGACCGGCTACCACCAGCGGACGGAACTGAACAAGCGCCTCGTCGACATCGGCGAGGGCGCCGACGCGACGGTCGACGGCGGCTTCGTCAACTACGGCGAAGTCGACGGCCCGCACGCGTTGATCAAGGGCTCGCTCCCCGGGCCACAGCAGCGTCTCGTACGCTTCCGCCCGGCGATCCGACCCGGAGACCAGCCGCGCCTCGATCCCGAGGTCCGGTACGTCTCCACCGCATCCAACCAGGGATAACACATGGACGCAACAGTACGAAACCTGGACGGCTCGGACGCGGACACGATCGAGCTCCCGGCGGTCTTCGAGACCCAGTACCGCCCGGACCTGATCGCCCGTGCCGTTCGCGCCGCCCAGGCCAACCGAAAACAGGACTACGGTTCCGACGAGTTCGCCGGCCTCCGAACGCCGGCCGAATCGTTCGGTAGCGGCCGCGGGATGGCCCACGTCCCACGACAGGAGGGTCGCGCTCGCCGCGTTCCCCAGGCCGTCAAGGGACGCAA containing:
- a CDS encoding 50S ribosomal protein L3, which encodes MPQANTPRKGSLGFGPRKRATSEVPRFNSWPDTDGQPTLQGFAGYKAGMTHVVMVDDKANSPTEGMEETVPVTIVETPPMRAVALRAYEDTPYGKKPITEVWTDEFVSELDRVLDLPGDDYDPDTAEDELRDLLAEGRVDDVRVITHTVPAEIPSVPKKKPDVMETRVGGGSVEERVDFALEIVADGGEHVMNDVFRAGEYVDASGVTKGKGTQGPVKRWGVQKRKGKHARQGWRRRIGNLGPWNPSRVRSTVPQQGQTGYHQRTELNKRLVDIGEGADATVDGGFVNYGEVDGPHALIKGSLPGPQQRLVRFRPAIRPGDQPRLDPEVRYVSTASNQG